Within the Flavobacterium sp. CG_23.5 genome, the region GGCTCTCAATCGCAATTGATTTCCTTTTCCAGTTTTCGACATTAATTCTCTGGCCAATAAACGCCCAATTCTACCAAAACCATAAAGAATCACATCTTTAGGTTGAATTTCTTCTGTAGATTTAGCTTCCTTTAATTTGTCGATTACAAAATGTCTTGCATCTGGATATTTTTCGTCTTCTAAACGATATTCGTAAGTAAGTTTACCAATGTCCAATTTGGAAGGTGGTAAATCTAATTCTAAAATGACTCTGGCAATTTCAACCGAATCGAAAACGGTAATTGGTTTTCCCACAAATTCACCTGCATATTGATGCAAGTTGATGATCTCATTTACGTTTTTATCCAGTAATTGATTTTTAAACAAAACCATTTCTATGGATTTGTCGTACCATAAATCGCTAATAATTTTGATTAACTCGACCCCGGCACGTCGTCTGTCGACTTGAAATGAAACTTCTTTTTGGTACAAAGTTGTATTGTTCATAGCTGAAAATTTGTAAAAATTTAGTAGTTATTTTTTTAAATTTGGCGCAAAAATACCTATTTCAATCGATTTCGTAAGCTATTTTGTGATTTATTTTTGAAATAAAAAAAACCATCTTGTTTTTGCAAGATGGTTGTTAAATTGGATTGGAAAAATATTTAGATAATAATTTTTAGAATTTCACCGTTTTTATTGATCATTTCTATTCGAACGCTTTGGCTTTCTTCTTTTTTACTCAAAAGTTTAGAAACGGTCTCAATATCTTTTGCTTTTTCATTATCAATATTCAGAATTATATTTCCTTTAAGTTCATTTTCATATTGCTTTAGATTATCATTGGTAATCGATTTAATTTTCACTCCGTAATCCAGATTATATTTCTTTTTGTCGGTAGCATTGATATTTTCCAGTTCCATTCCTTTAAATTCGGTACTAAAAAATTCATTTTTACTTAATACAACTGGGAGAACTCTGTTTTTTCCATCTCTTATAAAAGTCACCTGAACTTTGTCATTTGGTCTTTTTGTATTAATGTAACCCGAAAGGTCAGCATAAGTCGCCACATTTTGATTATCCAGCTTTATGATAATATCCCCTTTTTCAAGTCCGGATCTCTCGGCACCTGAATTTTTAGTTACATCTTTTATGTAAAAACCTTGCGTTTCCGGAATACCTAGTTCTTTTGAAGCATTTGAATTCAATTCGCCTCCTTCAACGCCTAGAATTCCTCGTTGCACATTCCCGAATTCCATAATGTCTTCGATTATTTTCCGGGCGATATTTGATGGAACTGCAAAGGAATACCCAACATAAGAACCCGTCATTGACGAAATCATGGTATTGATTCCAATTAATTCCCCTCGTGTATTCACTAACGCGCCACCGCTATTCCCGGGATTTACAGCGGCATCGGTTTGTATGAATGATTGAATTCCGCTAGTACCTAAATCTCTCGCTTTTGCCGAAACAATCCCAGCGGTAACCGTTGAAGTTAAATTATACGGGTTTCCAACTGCCAGAACCCATTCTCCAATTTTAACCGAATCAGAATTGGCAAAAGCGGTATAGGGTAATTTTTCATCGGCATCAATTTTTAATAAAGCAATGTCCATTTTGGAATCGGTTCCAATGAGTTTTGCTTTGTATGATTTTTTATTATTTAGTGTGATTTCAATTTCCGTTGCGTCTTTTATCACGTGATTATTCGTTACAATATAGCCGTCTTCCGAAATTATTACACCGGATCCTGTTCCTACTTGCTCCTGAGTTTGTCCGCCTTGGTATCCGTAAAAATATTCTAACATGGGATCATTGACTGTTTTTCGGGACACGTTTTTTACGTGAACCACGGTGTGAATCGTTTTTTCGGCAGCTTCCGTAAAATCAACATTTTCTACGGATAGTCCTACGTTTTTACCAAATGATTCAGATGCCAGGGTGACAGTTGGGTTGTTCCTGTTGGAAAAATATCCGTTATTGTCAAATAATAACTTGTACGCGCCCAATGTAGTGGCTCCGCTTAATAATGACACTAAAAATAAGGTTGAAAATCGGTTCATGTTAGAATTCATTTTTAAATTATTTACAGGTAAAAATAAAACTAAATTGTTTTCTCACAATACGGTTTAACGCTCTTTAACAATGATTAACATTTCATTAATAGTTCGTACTTTTGTACAACACAATTCAAATAAAATGCAAATAGAATTTTATAAATACCAAGGAACCGGGAATGATTTCGTAATGATTGATAATCGTTCGGATTTTTTTCCAAAAGATAATATTCAACTCATCGCTCATTTATGTGACCGGCGTTTTGGCATAGGCGGCGACGGGCTTATTTTATTGGAAAATGACACGGAAACTGATTTTAAAATGGTCTATTACAACTCCGATGGAAATCAAAGTTCGATGTGTGGTAATGGAGGAAGATGTTTGGTGGCTTTCGCCAAAAATCGAAATGTGATTCAAAACAGCACTATTTTTATAGCGATTGATGGGGTACATCATGCAACAATTGGCGAAGACGGATTAGTTTCTTTGCAAATGATTGATGTTTCCACTATTAAGACTCATCCCGATTATGTTTTTCTCAATACGGGTTCCCCGCATCATGTTCAATTGGTAGAGAATTTAGAAGATTTTAATGTAAAAGAAAATGGAGCAATAATCAGATACGGAGATTTGTATGGAAAAGAAGGAAGCAACATCAATTTTGTAAAGCAAATCGATGAAGCAACTTTTTCTTTAAGAACCTACGAAAGAGGAGTAGAGGATGAAACACTTTCTTGCGGAACTGGCGCAACAGCAGTAGCTATAGCCATGAATGAATTAGGAAAAACGAATGCCAGTTCAATTATTTTGCATGTGGAAGGCGGAAAACTGACTGTTTCTTTTGATAAAAAAGACGGTATGTTCACGAATGTTTTCCTAAAAGGACCAGCCGAATTTGTATTCAAAGGAACTATTGAAATTTAAACAAAATCCTTACGTCACCTTAGGAAGTCTACAGTGAGAGAAGTCGAAGTATAGTCGAAGCGTTAATTCCTAATTCTGAATTCCTAAATCCTAAATTTAAAATGATAACATTAAAAGGAGAGAATATCTATATTCGTGCATTAGAACCAAATGACTTAGAGTTTATTTATGCCGTCGAAAATGATCAAAGTATTTGGGAAGTAAGTAACACTAATACACCTTATAGTCGGTTTTTAGTGAAACAATATTTAGAAAATGCGCACCAGGATATTTATGAAGCCAAGCAATTGCGATTGGCTATTTGTCAAGATCAGGATTTTCCGGCATTGGGATTAATTGATTTGTTTGATTTTGATCCAAAAAATAATAGAGCAGGAGTTGGTATAATGTTACAAGGGCATGAAAACCGCAAGCAAAATATTGGTTCTGAAGCCTTAGCGTTGTTAATTCAGTATGCTTTTCGCCATCTTAATTTGCATCAATTATATGCAAATATTGGTACAGAAAATGTGGCTAGTATAGCTCTTTTTACTAAATTTGGCTTTCAAAGTATAGGAATAAAAAAAGATTGGAATTTAGTAAACGGCAATTATAAAGACGAAGCTATTTTTCAATTAATTAATAATCACGCGAGCGACAGCGAACTGACGCAGCAATTTTAAACAATAATTATTTTGAATATAAAAAAAATTATAACAATCGTATCTGTTGTTTTAATAACAGGATTAATCGTTTACGGATTTGTTTTAGTACGTCAAATTTTTTCTGATAATACAAAATTTTCAGAGAAAGAAGTCTATGTGTATGTCCCAACGGGTTCGACCTATGATAATGTCAAAAAAATAATTGCCCCTTATGTTCAAAACATAGATCGTTTTGAAATGGTTGCCGATAAAAGAAGTTATCCAGACAATGTAAATCCAGGACGATTTTTATTCACAAAAGGAATGAGCAGTTACAATCTGGTAAAGGCTTTAAGAACAAATGTTCCTGTGAATTTAGCATTCAATAACCAAGAAAGACTGGAGAATTTAGCGGGAAGAGTAGGTTCTCAAATTGAATCAGACAGTTTGTCCTTATTGAAATCTTTTAAAGATTCTATATTTTTAAAAGAAAACGGTTTCACTAACGAAAATGTGTTGGCATTGTTTATTCCAAATACATATGAAACGTATTGGAATACTTCGGCTGAAAAATTCCGAGATAAAATGATTAAGGAATATAGAAATTTTTGGAATAAAGAGCGTGTAGCAAAAGCAGCAAAACAAGGATTGACTCCAATCCAAGCTACAATTTTGGCATCGATTGTTCATAAAGAGTCCGTAAAAAAAGATGAAAGACCAAGAATTGCGGGCGCTTATTTAAATCGTATAAGATTGCAAATGCCTCTTCAAGCGGATCCCACTGTTATATATGCTTTAAAATTGAAGTTTAACGATTTTGACCAAGTAATCAAAAGAGTATTTTATAATGATCTAAAAATTGCCTCACCTTATAACACGTATATGAATGTTGGTCTGCCTCCAGGACCAATCGCAATGCCCGATATTACGGCATTAGAAGCAGTTTTAAATCCAGAAAAAAACAATTACATCTATTTCTGTGCAAGCGTGGAGCGTTTTGGATATCATGAATTTGCGACCACTTTAGAAGAACATAACGTGAATGCCAAAAAATATTCGGATTGGATAAACAGTCAAGGTGTAAAGAGATAGTTTTGAAATATAAAAAAAACTATTGTTTTCTTCTTTTATTTTTGATTGGCCTCCAACCTGTTTTTGGTCAAAATAAAATGGAGAGTTTCCTGAAACCATCGGATTCTTTAAATAGTAAAAGGCAAAATACGGTAATCATTTCTGAAGCCGTATTGGCTTCAGGAGCTTTGGTAGGCTTAAACCAACTTTGGTATGCCGATTATCCAAAATCTAATTTTCATTTTATAAATGATAATTCCGAATGGCTTCAAATGGATAAAGCAGGACATTTATTTTCGGCCTATCATTTGGGGCGAGCTGGTGCAGAATTGTTGAATTGGAGCGGAGCCAGTAAAAAAAAGCAGCTGGTTTACGGAGCCGGTTTAGGATTTGTTTTCCTTACTGCTGTTGAGGTTTTTGACGGGTTTTCAGCGGAATGGGGCGCTTCTACAGGTGATATAATTGCTAATGCTTCCGGTACCGCTTTGTATGTTTCTCAAGAATTATTGTGGAAAGAACAACGGATAACCCCTAAATTTTCATTTCATACGACACAATACCCCAGTTATAGACCGGAAGTGTTAGGAAGTTCATTTACAGAACAAATTCTAAAAGATTATAATGGTCAAACCTATTGGCTTTCTGTCAATTTACATTCCTTTTCAAAGGGCTCAAAAATCCCAAAATGGTTAAATCTGGCTGTGGGTTATGGAGCAGAAGGAATGGTTACAGGAAATAAGGAAAATTACGCCCAAAATGTAACGTATAATCCACAGAGATTCAGACAGTTTTATCTCAGTTTGGACGCCGATTTGACTAAAATAAATACAAAATCCCATTTTTTAAAGACGGTTTTTTCTGTTTTAAATACAGTAAAAATTCCAGCGCCAACGATAGAAATCACGCACTTAAACGGAATTAAATGGCACTTAATCTATTTTTAGAATTATTTAACAGGCTGAAAATCAGTATAAATTAAATTGTTGTATCTTTGCCCGCAGAAATTTCTTAACGGGACAGCGTTTTGAAGAAAAACAATTTATGATAAAGAAATGGTATTTTTACTCAGGTTTGACGATTATTATAGCTTTTTTAAGCTCAGGGTTTAAACCTTTTAATTTAGAAACTACCCCATGGTTTTTA harbors:
- a CDS encoding trypsin-like peptidase domain-containing protein, whose amino-acid sequence is MNRFSTLFLVSLLSGATTLGAYKLLFDNNGYFSNRNNPTVTLASESFGKNVGLSVENVDFTEAAEKTIHTVVHVKNVSRKTVNDPMLEYFYGYQGGQTQEQVGTGSGVIISEDGYIVTNNHVIKDATEIEITLNNKKSYKAKLIGTDSKMDIALLKIDADEKLPYTAFANSDSVKIGEWVLAVGNPYNLTSTVTAGIVSAKARDLGTSGIQSFIQTDAAVNPGNSGGALVNTRGELIGINTMISSMTGSYVGYSFAVPSNIARKIIEDIMEFGNVQRGILGVEGGELNSNASKELGIPETQGFYIKDVTKNSGAERSGLEKGDIIIKLDNQNVATYADLSGYINTKRPNDKVQVTFIRDGKNRVLPVVLSKNEFFSTEFKGMELENINATDKKKYNLDYGVKIKSITNDNLKQYENELKGNIILNIDNEKAKDIETVSKLLSKKEESQSVRIEMINKNGEILKIII
- the dapF gene encoding diaminopimelate epimerase, with amino-acid sequence MQIEFYKYQGTGNDFVMIDNRSDFFPKDNIQLIAHLCDRRFGIGGDGLILLENDTETDFKMVYYNSDGNQSSMCGNGGRCLVAFAKNRNVIQNSTIFIAIDGVHHATIGEDGLVSLQMIDVSTIKTHPDYVFLNTGSPHHVQLVENLEDFNVKENGAIIRYGDLYGKEGSNINFVKQIDEATFSLRTYERGVEDETLSCGTGATAVAIAMNELGKTNASSIILHVEGGKLTVSFDKKDGMFTNVFLKGPAEFVFKGTIEI
- a CDS encoding GNAT family N-acetyltransferase — protein: MITLKGENIYIRALEPNDLEFIYAVENDQSIWEVSNTNTPYSRFLVKQYLENAHQDIYEAKQLRLAICQDQDFPALGLIDLFDFDPKNNRAGVGIMLQGHENRKQNIGSEALALLIQYAFRHLNLHQLYANIGTENVASIALFTKFGFQSIGIKKDWNLVNGNYKDEAIFQLINNHASDSELTQQF
- the mltG gene encoding endolytic transglycosylase MltG — translated: MNIKKIITIVSVVLITGLIVYGFVLVRQIFSDNTKFSEKEVYVYVPTGSTYDNVKKIIAPYVQNIDRFEMVADKRSYPDNVNPGRFLFTKGMSSYNLVKALRTNVPVNLAFNNQERLENLAGRVGSQIESDSLSLLKSFKDSIFLKENGFTNENVLALFIPNTYETYWNTSAEKFRDKMIKEYRNFWNKERVAKAAKQGLTPIQATILASIVHKESVKKDERPRIAGAYLNRIRLQMPLQADPTVIYALKLKFNDFDQVIKRVFYNDLKIASPYNTYMNVGLPPGPIAMPDITALEAVLNPEKNNYIYFCASVERFGYHEFATTLEEHNVNAKKYSDWINSQGVKR
- a CDS encoding DUF2279 domain-containing protein — its product is MESFLKPSDSLNSKRQNTVIISEAVLASGALVGLNQLWYADYPKSNFHFINDNSEWLQMDKAGHLFSAYHLGRAGAELLNWSGASKKKQLVYGAGLGFVFLTAVEVFDGFSAEWGASTGDIIANASGTALYVSQELLWKEQRITPKFSFHTTQYPSYRPEVLGSSFTEQILKDYNGQTYWLSVNLHSFSKGSKIPKWLNLAVGYGAEGMVTGNKENYAQNVTYNPQRFRQFYLSLDADLTKINTKSHFLKTVFSVLNTVKIPAPTIEITHLNGIKWHLIYF